In Bubalus bubalis isolate 160015118507 breed Murrah chromosome 3, NDDB_SH_1, whole genome shotgun sequence, a genomic segment contains:
- the RNASEH1 gene encoding ribonuclease H1 isoform X1 produces the protein MTRLLGVVHRVALAFVGCRSLAMFYAVRRGRKAGVFLTWDECRAQVDRFPAARFKKFTTEEEAWAFVRRSASPSDSEDCLSGQKTKHVEPPQVKASKRLREPLDEDENAEACAKHVRQSTEPPPPVSKDTFSYMGDSVVVYTDGCCSSNGRKRARAGIGVYWGPGHPLNVGIRLPGRQTNQRAEIHAACKAIEQAKAQNITKLVLYTDSMFTINGITTWVKGWKQNGWRTSTGKEVTNKEDFVELERLARGMDIEWMHVPGHSGFRGNEEADRLAREGAKQPAD, from the exons ATGACCCGGCTTCTGGGCGTGGTGCACAGAGTGGCTTTGGCGTTTGTGGGCTGCCGCAGTCTTGCCATGTTCTATGCCGTGAGGAGAGGCCGCAAGGCcggggtcttcctgacctg GGATGAATGCAGAGCACAGGTGGACCGGTTTCCTGCAGCCAGATTTAAGAAGTTCACCACAGAGGAGGAAGCCTGGGCCTTTGTCAGAAGGTCTGCAAGCCCCAGTGATTCAGAAG ACTGTCTTTCAGGGCAAAAAACTAAACACGTAGAACCACCACAAGTGAAAGCAAGCAAGCGACTCCGTGAGCCCTTGGATGAGGATGAAAATGCAGAGGCGTGTGCAAAGCACGTGCGGCAGAGCACAGAGCCACCACCGCCAGTTAGCAAAGACACCTTTTCTTACATGG GGGACTCTGTGGTCGTCTACACTGACGGCTGCTGCTCCAGTAACGGGCGCAAGAGGGCTCGCGCAGGAATCGGCGTGTACTGGGGGCCAGGCCATCCCTT AAATGTAGGAATTAGACTTCCTGGGCGACAAACAAACCAAAGGGCGGAGATTCAT GCAGCCTGCAAAGCCATCGAGCAAGCTAAGGCTCAGAACATCACTAAGCTGGTTCTCTACACGGACAGCATGTTTACCATCAATG GCATCACCACCTGGGTGAAGGGCTGGAAGCAGAACGGCTGGAGGACCAGCACCGGGAAGGAGGTGACCAACAAGGAGGACTTCGTGGAGCTGGAGCGGCTGGCGCGGGGCATGGACATTGAGTGG ATGCACGTTCCTGGCCATTCGGGGTTTAGAGGCAACGAAGAGGCGGACAGACTAGCAAGAGAAGGCGCGAAGCAGCCCGCAGACTGA
- the RNASEH1 gene encoding ribonuclease H1 isoform X2 produces MTRLLGVVHRVALAFVGCRSLAMFYAVRRGRKAGVFLTWDECRAQVDRFPAARFKKFTTEEEAWAFVRRSASPSDSEGQKTKHVEPPQVKASKRLREPLDEDENAEACAKHVRQSTEPPPPVSKDTFSYMGDSVVVYTDGCCSSNGRKRARAGIGVYWGPGHPLNVGIRLPGRQTNQRAEIHAACKAIEQAKAQNITKLVLYTDSMFTINGITTWVKGWKQNGWRTSTGKEVTNKEDFVELERLARGMDIEWMHVPGHSGFRGNEEADRLAREGAKQPAD; encoded by the exons ATGACCCGGCTTCTGGGCGTGGTGCACAGAGTGGCTTTGGCGTTTGTGGGCTGCCGCAGTCTTGCCATGTTCTATGCCGTGAGGAGAGGCCGCAAGGCcggggtcttcctgacctg GGATGAATGCAGAGCACAGGTGGACCGGTTTCCTGCAGCCAGATTTAAGAAGTTCACCACAGAGGAGGAAGCCTGGGCCTTTGTCAGAAGGTCTGCAAGCCCCAGTGATTCAGAAG GGCAAAAAACTAAACACGTAGAACCACCACAAGTGAAAGCAAGCAAGCGACTCCGTGAGCCCTTGGATGAGGATGAAAATGCAGAGGCGTGTGCAAAGCACGTGCGGCAGAGCACAGAGCCACCACCGCCAGTTAGCAAAGACACCTTTTCTTACATGG GGGACTCTGTGGTCGTCTACACTGACGGCTGCTGCTCCAGTAACGGGCGCAAGAGGGCTCGCGCAGGAATCGGCGTGTACTGGGGGCCAGGCCATCCCTT AAATGTAGGAATTAGACTTCCTGGGCGACAAACAAACCAAAGGGCGGAGATTCAT GCAGCCTGCAAAGCCATCGAGCAAGCTAAGGCTCAGAACATCACTAAGCTGGTTCTCTACACGGACAGCATGTTTACCATCAATG GCATCACCACCTGGGTGAAGGGCTGGAAGCAGAACGGCTGGAGGACCAGCACCGGGAAGGAGGTGACCAACAAGGAGGACTTCGTGGAGCTGGAGCGGCTGGCGCGGGGCATGGACATTGAGTGG ATGCACGTTCCTGGCCATTCGGGGTTTAGAGGCAACGAAGAGGCGGACAGACTAGCAAGAGAAGGCGCGAAGCAGCCCGCAGACTGA